Genomic DNA from Streptomyces sp. NBC_01571:
CAGGGCGGCCTTGGAGGCGGCGTAGTTCGACTGCCCCGCGGAGCCCAGCAGCCCCACGACCGAGGAGATGAGGACGACGCGCCCCTTCTTGGCGCGGAGCATGCCGCGGTTGGCGCGCTTGACGACCCGGAAGGTGCCGGTGAGGTTCGTGTCGAGGACGGAGGTGAAGTCCTCCTCGGACATGCGCATCAGGAGCTGGTCCTTGGTGACGCCGGCGTTGGCGACCAGGATCTCGACGGGCCCGTGCTCGGCCTCGATCTCCTTGTAGGCCTGCTCCACCTGCTCGGTGTCGGTGATGTCGCACTTGACGGCGAGGCAGCCCAGGGCGGTGAGGGCGGCCGGCGGCTCCCCCGAGCGGTATGTGATCGCGACTTTGTCGCCGGCATCGGCGAACGCGCGGGCGATGGCGAGGCCGATGCCCCGGTTGCCTCCGGTGACGAGAACCGAGCGGCTCAACGGATCACCCTTTCGATAGCAGACTGAAACCCCTGCAGGACAGGCGCCTTCCCCGAAAACCTATCGGTCCGGTCCGTCTCCCGGAGAATCGGTCCCCGACAGTGGCGCGGGGGGCTCGCTGTCGGATCCCTACAGAAAGGCGCCTTCGGCCGACGGAAAGATCCGGCCTCGGCCGGGGCAAAGCCGTGGCCGCCGGACCCACCCGCGCGACATGATCGGACCCGACAGGCCACGACAGCAGGGAGACCTCCGTGCCTCATTCCATCGACGAAGCCTTCACGGCACTGCCGCTGCGGGCCCTGGCCGACGCCGCGCTGGCGCGCGCCCGTGCCCTGGGCGCCGAGCACGCGGACTTCCGGTTCGAACGTGTGCGCAGCGCGTCCTGGCGGCTGCGCGACGCAAAACCCGCCGGATCGTCGGACACCACCGACCTGGGGTACGCGGTGCGGGTGGTGCACGGCGGGACCTGGGGGTTCGCCTCGGGCGTGGATCTGACGATGGACGCGGCCGCGAAGGTCGCCTCCCAGGCCGTCGCGATGGCGAAGCTGTCGGCCCAGGTCATCAAGGCTGCGGGGTCCGACGAGCGCGTGGAGCTGGCCGGCGAGCCGGTGCACGCGGAGAAGACCTGGATCTCGTCGTACGACATCGACCCGTTCTCCGTGCCCGCCGAGGAGAAGGCCGGGCTGCTCTCGGACTGGAGTGCCCGGCTGCTGGCGGCCCCCGGCGTCAACCACGTCGACGCCTCGCTGCTGACCGTGCACGAGAACAAGTTCTACGCCGACACCGCGGGGACCGTCACCACGCAGCAGCGCGTCCGGCTGCACCCGCAGCTGACCGCCGTCGCGGTCGACGAGTCGAGCGGCGAGTTCGACTCGATGCGCACCATCGCGCCGCCGGCCGGACGCGGCTGGGAGTACCTGATGGGCACCGGCTGGGACTGGGACTCCGAGCTGGAGCGGATCCCCGAGCTGCTCGCCGAGAAGATGCGGGCACCGAGCGTCGAGTCGGGGCTGTACGACCTCGTGGTCGACCCCTCCAACCTGTGGCTGACCATCCACGAGTCCATCGGCCACGCCACCGAGCTGGACCGCGCGCTGGGCTACGAGGCGGCGTACGCGGGCACCTCCTTCGCCACCTTCGACCAGCTCGGCAAGTTGAGGTACGGCTCCGAGCGGATGAACGTCACCGGTGACCGCACCGCCGAGCACGGCCTCGCGACCATCGGGTACGACGACGAGGGCGTCGAGGGCCAGTCCTGGGACCTCGTGAAGGACGGCACCCTCGTCGGCTACCAGCTCGACCGCCGTATCGCCCGGCTGACCGGCTTCGAGCGCTCGAACGGGTGCGCCTACGCCGACTCCCCCGGGCACGTGCCCGTGCAGCGGATGGCCAACGTGTCCTTGCAGCCGGACCCCACGGGCCTCTCCACCGAGGACCTGATCGGGGGTGTGGACCGCGGCATCTACGTCGTCGGCGACCGGTCCTGGTCGATCGACATGCAGCGCTACAACTTCCAGTTCACCGGGCAGCGGTTCTTCAGGATCGAGAACGGCCGGATCACCGGTCAGCTGCGGGACGTCGCGTACCAGGCGACGACGACCGACTTCTGGGGGTCCATGGCCGCGGTGGGCGGTCCGCAGACGTACGTCCTGGGCGGTGCCTTCAACTGCGGCAAGGCCCAGCCGGGCCAGGTCGCGGCGGTCTCGCACGGCTGCCCGTCCGCCCTCTTCAAGGGCGTCAACATTCTGAACACGACGCAGGAGGCCGGTCGATGAGCGCTCGCTCCAACCAGCAGAACAAGCCGCACGAGGTCGTCGAGCGTGCCCTCGAACTCTCCCGCGCAGACGGCTGTGTGGTGATCGCCGACGAGCACTCGACCGCGAACCTGCGCTGGGCGGGCAACGCGCTGACCACGAACGGGGTGACGCGCGGGCGCACGCTCACCGTCGTCGCGACCGTCGACGGCCGCGAGGGCACGGCGTCCGGGGTCGTCTCGCGCGCGGCGGTGACCGCGGACGAACTGGAGCCGCTGGTGCGGGCCGCGGAGGCGGCGGCACGCGGTGCGGGCCCCGCCGAGGACGCCCAGCCGCTGGTCACGGGTGTACCGGAGTCCCCGGACTTCACGGACGCGCCCGCCGAGACCTCCTCCACGGTCTTCGCGGACTTCGCCCCCGCGCTCGGCGAGTCGTTCGCACGCGCGCGTGCGGGCGGCCGTGAGCTGTACGGCTTCGCCAACCACGAGCTGGTCTCCAGCTACCTCGGTACGTCGACGGGGCTGCGTCTGCGGCACGACCAGCCCAACGGGACGCTGGAGCTCAACGCCAAGTCGCCGGACCGTACGCGCTCGGCGTGGGCGGGGCGCTCCACCCGTGACTTCAAGGACGTGGATCCGGCGGCGCTGGACGCCGAGCTGGCGGTCCGGCTGGGCTGGGCCGAGCGGCGCGTCGATCTGCCGGCGGGGCGCTACGAGACGCTGTTGCCGCCGACCGCCGTCGCGGACCTGCTGATCTACCAGATGTGGTCGGCGGCGGCCCGGGACGCGGCCGAGGGCCGGACGGTCTTCAGCAAGCCGGGCGGCGGCACCCGCGTCGGCGAGAAGCTCACCGAGCTGCCGCTGACGCTGCGCAGCGACCCGAACGAGCCGGGACTGGAGTCCGCGCCCTTCGTGCTCACGCACTCCTCCGGCGACGACGCGTCGGTGTTCGACAACGGGCTCCCGCTGTCCGCGACGGACTGGGTGAGCCAGGGCACGCTTGCCCGTCTCTCCACCACCCGGCACAGCGCGGGCCTGACCGGGCTGCCCGTCGCGCCGACGATCGGGAACCTGATCCTGGACGGCGGCGACGACCGCTCCCTGGAGGAGATGGTCGCCGCCACCGAGCGCGGTCTGCTGCTGACCTGTCTCTGGTACATCCGCGAGGTCGACCCGGCGACGCTCCTGCTGACGGGCCTGACCCGGGACGGCGTGTACCTCGTGGAGAACGGCCAGGTCGTCGGCGAGGTCAACAACTTCCGGTTCAACGAGTCACCGGTGGACCTGCTGGGGCGCGCGACGGAGGCCGGGCGTACGGAGAAGACCTTGCCGCGCGAATGGAGCGACTGGTTCACGCGTG
This window encodes:
- a CDS encoding TldD/PmbA family protein; translation: MPHSIDEAFTALPLRALADAALARARALGAEHADFRFERVRSASWRLRDAKPAGSSDTTDLGYAVRVVHGGTWGFASGVDLTMDAAAKVASQAVAMAKLSAQVIKAAGSDERVELAGEPVHAEKTWISSYDIDPFSVPAEEKAGLLSDWSARLLAAPGVNHVDASLLTVHENKFYADTAGTVTTQQRVRLHPQLTAVAVDESSGEFDSMRTIAPPAGRGWEYLMGTGWDWDSELERIPELLAEKMRAPSVESGLYDLVVDPSNLWLTIHESIGHATELDRALGYEAAYAGTSFATFDQLGKLRYGSERMNVTGDRTAEHGLATIGYDDEGVEGQSWDLVKDGTLVGYQLDRRIARLTGFERSNGCAYADSPGHVPVQRMANVSLQPDPTGLSTEDLIGGVDRGIYVVGDRSWSIDMQRYNFQFTGQRFFRIENGRITGQLRDVAYQATTTDFWGSMAAVGGPQTYVLGGAFNCGKAQPGQVAAVSHGCPSALFKGVNILNTTQEAGR
- the fabG gene encoding 3-oxoacyl-[acyl-carrier-protein] reductase, translated to MSRSVLVTGGNRGIGLAIARAFADAGDKVAITYRSGEPPAALTALGCLAVKCDITDTEQVEQAYKEIEAEHGPVEILVANAGVTKDQLLMRMSEEDFTSVLDTNLTGTFRVVKRANRGMLRAKKGRVVLISSVVGLLGSAGQSNYAASKAALVGFARSLARELGSRNITFNVVAPGFVDTDMTKVLTDEQRAGIVAQVPLGRYAQPEEIAAAVRFLASDDASYITGAVIPVDGGLGMGH
- a CDS encoding metallopeptidase TldD-related protein, with product MSARSNQQNKPHEVVERALELSRADGCVVIADEHSTANLRWAGNALTTNGVTRGRTLTVVATVDGREGTASGVVSRAAVTADELEPLVRAAEAAARGAGPAEDAQPLVTGVPESPDFTDAPAETSSTVFADFAPALGESFARARAGGRELYGFANHELVSSYLGTSTGLRLRHDQPNGTLELNAKSPDRTRSAWAGRSTRDFKDVDPAALDAELAVRLGWAERRVDLPAGRYETLLPPTAVADLLIYQMWSAAARDAAEGRTVFSKPGGGTRVGEKLTELPLTLRSDPNEPGLESAPFVLTHSSGDDASVFDNGLPLSATDWVSQGTLARLSTTRHSAGLTGLPVAPTIGNLILDGGDDRSLEEMVAATERGLLLTCLWYIREVDPATLLLTGLTRDGVYLVENGQVVGEVNNFRFNESPVDLLGRATEAGRTEKTLPREWSDWFTRAAMPALRVPDFNMSSVSRGV